The stretch of DNA CTGGATAAGCATTATTTAAACCCCAGTTCCCTCAATAAATTAATGTTATTACGCCAGTCCTTTTTAACCTTTACCCATAACTCTAAGAAAACCTTTGTACCAAGAAGACCTTCTATATTCTTCCTTGCCTCACTGCCTATTAATTTCAACCTCTGCCCTCCCTTACCTATTATTATACCTTTTTGACTCTCCCTTTCAACATATATGTTGGCCGATATATTTATTAAACCATTTTCACGCTCCTTCCAGTCAACTATCTCCACAGCAGTGCTATGAGGCACTTCCTCCTCCGTGTGCTTCATCACCTGTTCCCTTATAAGTTCGCTCACAATAAATCTCTCCACCTGATCTGTTAACTGATCCTGAGGATAATAGGGAGCGCCTTCTGGAAGAGCCTCAACAATCATTTTCAGCAAACTGTCCACACCATCACCATAGAGTGCTGATATTGGTACTATCTCTCTGAAATTAAAGATCCTGCTGTACTGATCTATCAGAGGAAGGAGTTCTGGTTTTTTAATCCTGTCTATCTTGTTTATCACAAGCATTACTGGCTTATTAACCTTCCTGAGCATTTCGAGTATCTCCATTACCCCAGGTGCTATACCCACGACCTCCTTTGAGCTCCAAGGTTCCACCATCAATAAAACAATGTCCACATCTTTTATTGCCTCTTCTGCTTCCTTTACCATGAATTCACCGAGTTTGTGGCGCGGTTTATGAATGCCAGGGGTATCAATAAATATTATCTGCGCATTTTCAAGATTTTTTATACCAATAATCCTGTTTCTCGTGGTCTGGGGTTTTTCAGTAACAGCAGCAATCTTCTGTCCAAGGATTGTGTTAAGGAGCGTAGATTTTCCTACGTTCGGTCTTCCTGTAATTGAGACATATCCTGACCTGAAACTCATTTAAATCTCTTGAGAGCTTCTTTCATCCGCGCCAGGCCCTTTTTGATATTTTCCATCGACGTTGCGTAGGAGAGCCTGATATACCTGTCATCTCCAAAGGCACTTCCGGGTACTGTTGCTACAAGGGCCTCTTTTAATAAATACATGGAAAGATCGGAGGAATTTCTAATAACAGTATTACCCGCAGATTTACCAAAAAAACTATCTATTCTTGGAAAGGCATAGAATGCACCTGTGGGTTTTATGCATGACACACCGGGTATAGAATTTAATTCACTCACCATATATATTCTACGCCTGTCAAATTCTTCAACCATTTTCCTGAGAGAATCTTGAGGACCCCTCAATGCCTCAACAGCAGCCTTCTGAGCTATTGATGTAGGATTTGATGTTGACTGGCTCTGAATAGCTACCATTGCCTTAATGATCTCCTTCGGACCGGCCGCATAACCGATTCTCCATCCTGTCATTGAGTAGGACTTTGAAAGACCGTTGACCACTATGGTTTTCTCTTTTATTTCAGGTCCCAGTGAAGCAATACTTATATGAACAGCATCATCATAAATAAGCTTTTCGTAAATCTCATCTGAGATGATTATGATATTATGCCTCAGGCATATCTCTGCTATTGCTTCAAGATCTTTTTTTGTATATGTAGTACCGGTTGGATTGGATGGTGAATTAAGGATAAGTGCCTTTGTCCTTGATGTAATTACTTCTTTAAGTACATCAGATTTTAATATAAAAGAATTCCTCTCATCAGTTTTTACAAATACTGGAGTAGCATCATTAAGAATTACCTGATCCGGATAGGAAACCCAGTAAGGTACAGGGATTATAACCTCATCTCCCTTCTCAAAAAGTGCCTGGGCAATATTGTAAAGGCTGTGTTTTGCTCCACAGGAAATGACTATCTCTTCCCTGGTATAGGAGAGATTGTTATCTATCCTCAGCTTCTCAATAATTGCATCCTTTAGTTCATTTATTCCTGAGGCAGGAGTGTATTTTGTAAACCCCTCCCTTATTGCTTTTATGGCAGCCTCTTTAATGTTTTCAGGTGTATCAAAATCAGGCTCACCTACTCCAAAATTTATTACATCCTTTCCCTCATCATTCATAGCCTTTGCCATTGAATCTATGGCAAGTGTGGGCGAAGGTTTGACCCTTTTTGCTCTGTCAGAAAGCATGGCCTCCTCTCCTTTCCCTTATTCTCATTAATGTATCGATAAAATCCTGATTGCCGGGGTCCTTTTTTACAGCCTCCTGAGCGAGCTCCTCTGCCCTATCAAGATCTTTATTTAATATATAGTAAAGCCAGGCAAGATTATTCATTGCCCTCGGATCAGATGTCTTCTTAATGGCCTTACGATAAGCCCTCTCTGCTTTTTCATAATCTCCCATTTTAAAATAGAGATTTCCAATGTACAGATAGGCGATGTCAAGCTTTCTTGCAGCTGTTTCATATTCTCTGAGTGCCGCATCGTACTCTGCCTTCTCCTCATAGCTCAATCCGAGATTTATATGTTCTTCGGGACTTAGCGGATCCGTAAGGATTATGATTCTTGGAAGACCGCAGGAGCTTATAAAAAGTATAATGATGCTAAAAAAGAGTAATCCGTAACCGCTGATGGGTGATAGCTTAAAGTTTATGAGATTTTTTAGGTCACTGATTACGGATAAACCCTTACGTATCAAGGCACTATGATGAGCATCCAGTAATCTGTCTTTTTCCATATCCTTTCCAGTTCTTCATAAGAAATGAACTCATCTGATTTTCGGCTGTTTACTATTATACCTTTTTCGTTATAACCTTTTACCACCAGAAAATGATCAAGCTCATAAACATAAAATCCATAGGTGACAAGTATAATGGGTGGTATTTTGCTATCAATAAATCTTTTTAGCTCTTCAATACTTCCCCTTTTCTTTAAAGTTGTAAAACCTTTATTTCTCGCATAGAGCTCAAGGTCTATTCCAAGAGTACCTCTGGCATAGGGGCTGTAAATTGAATTAATAATCTCCTGAAGTGTTACCTCTCCAAGACCCTTTGTCCTGTGCCAGTAATTAAGCACTGATGCAAGAGAGGCAGGTCCACATTCATAGTCAGACTGTTTGTAAAAAGGAACATCAATGACAACAGAATTATTAATAATAGAAGCACCTGATGCACAGGAAAAAATAAAGGCCGGGGTTAAAATTAAAATAAGCGCTCTTATCCTAACCCCGGCCCCCATTCTTTATTTTGTAATGACCACCTTGTGACCCATGAGCTGAAGAAGCACAACTATGAGAATGGCTATGATTAAAAGGGCTATTATTACACCGAGGGCATCCTTACCAACCTTCAGCTGGTCAATCTGCATGGCAAGATTGTGTATCTCCTGATCACTGAGCTGTGAAAGCCTTGACATAATTTCTTCCTCGGTGAA from Thermodesulfovibrionales bacterium encodes:
- a CDS encoding PA2779 family protein, whose product is MFKKTVACYLVIAMFIIGIAPRVEAAFVPSEVMKLTSTDRAQDLEKIQTVLEHKIVKQRLQDLGFTEEEIMSRLSQLSDQEIHNLAMQIDQLKVGKDALGVIIALLIIAILIVVLLQLMGHKVVITK
- a CDS encoding tetratricopeptide repeat protein, with product MIRKGLSVISDLKNLINFKLSPISGYGLLFFSIIILFISSCGLPRIIILTDPLSPEEHINLGLSYEEKAEYDAALREYETAARKLDIAYLYIGNLYFKMGDYEKAERAYRKAIKKTSDPRAMNNLAWLYYILNKDLDRAEELAQEAVKKDPGNQDFIDTLMRIRERRGGHAF
- a CDS encoding C39 family peptidase produces the protein MGAGVRIRALILILTPAFIFSCASGASIINNSVVIDVPFYKQSDYECGPASLASVLNYWHRTKGLGEVTLQEIINSIYSPYARGTLGIDLELYARNKGFTTLKKRGSIEELKRFIDSKIPPIILVTYGFYVYELDHFLVVKGYNEKGIIVNSRKSDEFISYEELERIWKKTDYWMLIIVP
- the era gene encoding GTPase Era codes for the protein MSFRSGYVSITGRPNVGKSTLLNTILGQKIAAVTEKPQTTRNRIIGIKNLENAQIIFIDTPGIHKPRHKLGEFMVKEAEEAIKDVDIVLLMVEPWSSKEVVGIAPGVMEILEMLRKVNKPVMLVINKIDRIKKPELLPLIDQYSRIFNFREIVPISALYGDGVDSLLKMIVEALPEGAPYYPQDQLTDQVERFIVSELIREQVMKHTEEEVPHSTAVEIVDWKERENGLINISANIYVERESQKGIIIGKGGQRLKLIGSEARKNIEGLLGTKVFLELWVKVKKDWRNNINLLRELGFK
- a CDS encoding pyridoxal phosphate-dependent aminotransferase; amino-acid sequence: MLSDRAKRVKPSPTLAIDSMAKAMNDEGKDVINFGVGEPDFDTPENIKEAAIKAIREGFTKYTPASGINELKDAIIEKLRIDNNLSYTREEIVISCGAKHSLYNIAQALFEKGDEVIIPVPYWVSYPDQVILNDATPVFVKTDERNSFILKSDVLKEVITSRTKALILNSPSNPTGTTYTKKDLEAIAEICLRHNIIIISDEIYEKLIYDDAVHISIASLGPEIKEKTIVVNGLSKSYSMTGWRIGYAAGPKEIIKAMVAIQSQSTSNPTSIAQKAAVEALRGPQDSLRKMVEEFDRRRIYMVSELNSIPGVSCIKPTGAFYAFPRIDSFFGKSAGNTVIRNSSDLSMYLLKEALVATVPGSAFGDDRYIRLSYATSMENIKKGLARMKEALKRFK